Proteins encoded in a region of the Diabrotica undecimpunctata isolate CICGRU unplaced genomic scaffold, icDiaUnde3 ctg00001565.1, whole genome shotgun sequence genome:
- the LOC140431641 gene encoding uncharacterized protein, which yields MSKKIKLDLRKEQDRETAVQWLEESDDDYLSERDSLSDDSELDDNLEVAEYEPEILQPSESDSNDSDKPVLGAVDSTFISKNGTVWKNRPLRQTRCRTKKLARKTRAYRKI from the exons AtgtcgaaaaaaataaagttagacctTCGGAAAGAACAGGATCGTGAAACTGCAGTGCAGTGGTTAGAGGAAAGTGATGATGATTACCTTTCTGAAAGAGATAGTTTATCGGATGATTCAGAATTAGATGATAATTTAGAAGTAGCGGAATATGAGCCTGAAATTCtgcag ccaTCTGAGAGCGACAGTAATGATTCTGATAAACCAGTTTTGGGGGCAGTAGATTCCACATTTATTTCCAAGAATGGTACAGTTTGGAAAAATCGTCCTTTACGACAAACTAGATGTCGCACAAAAAAACTTGCTCGAAAAACCAGGGCTtacagaaaaatctaa